In Halobaculum halobium, a genomic segment contains:
- a CDS encoding CPBP family intramembrane glutamic endopeptidase gives MSSIRTWIDRHRLLSFVAIAYAFTWTVQGALAYSGMEASWTHSILIGFGGFGPPIGAAVVIWASGGSLRRWVGQLFKWRIGAKWWVFAISLPFVILSMGVLLFVLAGGPIDLTGFESPFIYLFAMAWGTVWGGGQEDLGWRGFMLPILQDSYSALGSSIIVGVTWATWHLPLFLNATTTHGGWPLSQQLLWMVSILAGSILWTWMYNSTGGSVLAVAVFHAGINAMGIFHPADQDALIPNGVPDPWLNVLAEVTGAIPLVLVAVVLVVIYGRNNLANREPPTPQDAGLPPES, from the coding sequence ATGTCCAGTATCCGTACGTGGATCGATCGACATCGGTTACTGAGCTTCGTCGCGATAGCGTACGCGTTCACCTGGACGGTCCAAGGGGCACTCGCGTATTCGGGCATGGAAGCCTCTTGGACGCATTCGATCCTGATCGGGTTCGGCGGGTTCGGTCCGCCGATCGGCGCAGCGGTCGTCATCTGGGCCTCAGGTGGCAGTCTCCGCAGGTGGGTCGGCCAGCTGTTCAAGTGGCGGATTGGTGCGAAGTGGTGGGTGTTCGCGATCAGCCTGCCGTTCGTTATCCTCTCTATGGGCGTCCTGCTATTCGTGCTGGCCGGTGGTCCGATCGACCTTACCGGATTCGAGTCGCCCTTCATCTACCTGTTTGCGATGGCGTGGGGAACTGTCTGGGGTGGCGGCCAAGAGGACCTCGGGTGGCGTGGCTTCATGCTGCCCATCCTTCAGGACTCGTACAGTGCGTTGGGTTCAAGTATCATCGTGGGCGTCACGTGGGCGACATGGCACCTCCCGCTGTTCTTGAACGCCACGACCACCCACGGCGGCTGGCCGCTCTCCCAGCAACTTCTCTGGATGGTCTCCATCCTTGCGGGCTCGATCCTCTGGACGTGGATGTACAACAGTACTGGCGGGAGCGTACTCGCCGTCGCCGTGTTTCATGCCGGCATCAATGCGATGGGGATCTTCCATCCCGCCGACCAGGACGCGCTCATCCCCAACGGTGTGCCGGACCCGTGGCTGAACGTGCTCGCTGAAGTCACGGGCGCTATTCCGCTTGTGTTAGTCGCCGTTGTGTTGGTGGTCATCTACGGGAGGAACAACCTCGCGAATCGCGAGCCGCCAACCCCCCAAGACGCTGGGCTCCCACCAGAATCCTGA
- a CDS encoding DUF7333 family protein: protein MEFDFTRSVVPLVVIVAVAAVALTTVMTPSTVFMMVLPSMIVFSIVAFLFGMKYGEFRTSP, encoded by the coding sequence ATGGAATTCGACTTCACGCGCTCGGTGGTTCCACTCGTCGTGATCGTTGCCGTCGCGGCGGTCGCGCTCACGACCGTGATGACTCCCTCGACAGTCTTCATGATGGTTCTGCCCTCGATGATCGTCTTCTCGATCGTCGCGTTCTTGTTCGGGATGAAATACGGCGAGTTCCGCACCAGTCCGTAA
- a CDS encoding APC family permease, giving the protein MTERPVEVKLSGENVAGEAPAAEPETVTDDATVHDDDVELERTIGLVGGLAIGIGTMIGAGIFVFPGLAANNAGVAATLSFAIGGLIALLVALPTSELATAMPRSGGGYYFISRGMGTAYGAIVGLGLWLGLMFAAAFYLVGLGHYASAVFSELGVALPFSPVIGIGLLFGAALTAVSLGGTENTAKIQNVVVGILLVVLTGFLSYGVLDAVGVFGGGTVPEQFFSRGYFPVLTTAALVFTSYLGFAQVATVAGEIKQPGRNLPLAMVGSVLVVTVFYVVTIFVATSAFGADRLGQFGETAMVEVARDFLGLPGAVAILGAGLLATFSSANASILSASRAVYALSRDALLPRKASEINLRYGTPHVALLAAGGPILVLVATGRVELLAEVASFLHLIMYGLMCVALIVLRRRNPEWYSPSYRAPWYPVLPSVGALASFGLIAFMQPASIGIGIVVMLISYLWYRYYAGDVTLKGDI; this is encoded by the coding sequence ATGACCGAACGGCCCGTCGAGGTCAAGCTATCGGGCGAAAACGTCGCCGGTGAGGCACCCGCTGCGGAGCCAGAGACAGTCACCGACGACGCGACTGTCCACGATGACGATGTCGAACTCGAGCGGACAATCGGGCTGGTCGGAGGACTCGCGATCGGGATCGGGACCATGATCGGTGCGGGGATCTTCGTGTTCCCGGGGTTGGCTGCAAACAACGCGGGGGTAGCCGCCACACTCTCGTTCGCGATCGGCGGACTGATCGCGTTGCTTGTGGCGCTTCCAACTTCAGAACTCGCTACGGCGATGCCTCGCAGCGGTGGCGGATACTACTTCATCTCCCGCGGGATGGGAACCGCTTACGGCGCGATCGTTGGCCTGGGCCTGTGGCTTGGCTTAATGTTCGCCGCCGCGTTCTATCTCGTCGGGCTCGGTCACTACGCGAGCGCCGTCTTCAGTGAACTCGGTGTCGCGCTCCCGTTTAGCCCCGTCATCGGGATCGGACTGCTGTTCGGCGCCGCACTGACGGCAGTGAGTCTCGGCGGCACGGAGAACACCGCGAAGATTCAAAACGTGGTGGTCGGAATTCTTCTGGTGGTACTCACGGGCTTTCTCTCGTACGGTGTCCTCGACGCCGTGGGTGTGTTCGGTGGTGGAACCGTTCCAGAGCAGTTCTTTTCTCGAGGCTATTTCCCGGTGTTGACGACCGCGGCGCTCGTGTTCACGTCGTATCTGGGGTTCGCCCAGGTCGCGACCGTCGCAGGCGAGATCAAACAACCGGGACGGAACCTTCCGCTGGCGATGGTCGGGTCAGTACTGGTTGTCACAGTCTTCTACGTCGTGACGATCTTCGTTGCGACCAGCGCGTTCGGCGCCGACCGGTTGGGACAGTTCGGCGAAACCGCCATGGTCGAGGTCGCCCGTGACTTTCTCGGGTTGCCCGGCGCGGTCGCCATCCTGGGCGCTGGACTGCTTGCAACGTTCTCGAGCGCGAACGCGTCGATTCTCAGTGCGTCGCGGGCTGTGTACGCGCTCAGTCGCGACGCCCTGCTCCCAAGAAAAGCGAGCGAGATCAACCTCCGATACGGCACGCCACACGTGGCGTTGCTCGCTGCCGGCGGGCCGATTCTCGTCCTCGTCGCGACCGGTCGGGTCGAACTGCTCGCGGAGGTCGCCTCGTTCCTCCACCTGATCATGTACGGACTGATGTGTGTCGCGTTGATCGTGTTGCGACGGCGGAATCCCGAGTGGTATTCCCCCAGCTATCGGGCCCCATGGTATCCGGTGTTACCTTCCGTCGGCGCCCTCGCCAGTTTCGGACTGATCGCGTTCATGCAGCCCGCGTCGATCGGCATCGGCATCGTGGTGATGCTCATCTCGTACCTCTGGTACCGTTATTACGCTGGGGATGTCACGCTCAAGGGGGACATCTAG
- a CDS encoding universal stress protein yields the protein MTDRPSILVPIRVLEGESIPEGVPDLLANAHVVLLGYHVIPEQTAPGQAQLQFEDRATERLDEYEAIFEASGATVERRLVFTHDGQKTIDRMTTEHDCLAALVPNATGQVEDVLVAVRGAVGIDRLARVVAGVFGETDASVTLYHAAETDETDEDVATLLDGLAERLGDLGIDRSAIETRVDRNEEAFEAIIEAAEEFDTVVMGESNPSLATFVFGLPADKVATRFLGPVFVVQRGPPQETESN from the coding sequence ATGACGGACCGTCCATCCATACTCGTCCCGATTCGCGTGCTCGAAGGGGAGTCGATCCCAGAGGGTGTTCCCGACCTCCTTGCGAACGCCCACGTCGTCCTCTTGGGATATCACGTCATCCCGGAGCAAACGGCGCCGGGACAAGCGCAGTTGCAGTTCGAGGATCGTGCTACTGAGCGGCTCGACGAATACGAGGCGATCTTCGAAGCGTCGGGCGCGACCGTCGAACGACGGCTGGTGTTCACCCACGATGGCCAGAAGACGATCGACCGGATGACGACCGAACACGACTGTCTGGCTGCACTCGTTCCGAACGCGACAGGCCAAGTCGAAGATGTCCTCGTCGCTGTCCGTGGTGCCGTGGGGATCGACCGGCTCGCCCGTGTCGTTGCGGGCGTATTCGGGGAAACAGATGCTTCGGTAACGCTGTACCACGCCGCAGAAACCGATGAAACGGACGAGGACGTCGCCACACTCCTCGATGGACTGGCGGAACGGTTGGGGGACTTGGGGATTGACAGGTCGGCGATCGAGACGCGTGTCGACCGGAACGAAGAGGCCTTCGAGGCGATCATCGAGGCGGCCGAGGAGTTCGATACCGTCGTCATGGGGGAATCTAACCCCTCTCTGGCGACCTTCGTGTTTGGGCTGCCGGCGGACAAAGTTGCTACTCGGTTTCTCGGCCCTGTCTTCGTGGTACAGCGCGGACCGCCGCAAGAGACTGAGTCAAACTGA
- a CDS encoding universal stress protein: MAPTHVLVPLDGSPLADEAFSEALELFDCRLTVLNVVTAIDTAMSEGGILEPGEERRESARERADQVVEQAKAQATEIDRPIETAVETGDPAEAILDYVDAHDIDHVVMGGHGGERSDIARRLLGTVATSVVGNAPVTVTVVR; the protein is encoded by the coding sequence ATGGCTCCAACACACGTTCTCGTCCCACTCGATGGGTCGCCGCTAGCTGACGAGGCCTTTAGCGAGGCGCTCGAGCTTTTCGACTGTCGGCTGACAGTTTTGAACGTAGTGACGGCGATCGACACGGCAATGAGCGAGGGTGGGATTCTCGAACCCGGCGAGGAGCGTCGTGAGAGCGCACGCGAGCGGGCAGATCAGGTTGTCGAACAAGCGAAGGCACAGGCCACCGAAATCGACCGACCGATCGAGACAGCGGTGGAAACCGGTGATCCGGCCGAGGCTATTCTCGACTACGTCGACGCCCACGACATCGATCACGTCGTGATGGGGGGACACGGCGGCGAACGAAGTGATATCGCTCGCCGGCTGCTCGGAACCGTGGCGACGAGCGTCGTCGGGAACGCTCCCGTGACCGTGACCGTCGTCCGCTGA
- a CDS encoding DUF7260 family protein has translation MRIKKRRSMPVDRRVFVTDLDVAGPKIIDANETPLTTLGFDALQQPHETLTDYYDCCWRGARDRQEFLQKTTNNGVDAGVRHRSSNRICLMIPRSTIRSWRRSPRSMKRVRSANEPCETI, from the coding sequence ATGCGCATCAAGAAACGTCGCTCTATGCCGGTCGACCGGCGTGTCTTCGTAACCGACCTGGATGTGGCAGGGCCCAAGATCATCGACGCCAACGAAACGCCGTTGACCACCCTCGGCTTCGACGCGCTACAACAGCCCCACGAAACGCTTACCGACTATTACGACTGCTGTTGGAGGGGAGCTCGGGACCGGCAGGAATTCCTCCAGAAGACGACCAATAACGGTGTCGACGCCGGCGTCCGCCACCGGAGTTCAAACCGCATCTGTCTCATGATCCCCCGGTCGACCATCCGGTCCTGGCGACGGTCGCCACGCTCGATGAAACGTGTCAGGAGTGCAAATGAACCGTGCGAGACCATCTGA
- a CDS encoding CPBP family intramembrane glutamic endopeptidase, with the protein MDATHQSQSGLRTVLETVALTVLIFGISLVAGVVFIAPLIALGYTIESTPILVGATAAGQLSMFAVAYIYYRSRDISLSAALPSLRELGYVAGGVVTAIGTAVVVSIVLTALDLVPSSVIGETATTNPTFLLGLAALSIVVVAPVEEFVFRGVIQGRLRDRFGPVPGIAGASLLFGSLHLANYSGNPVAIVAGALMIAIVGSVFGILYDWTGNLMVPILVHAI; encoded by the coding sequence ATGGACGCAACTCACCAGTCTCAGTCCGGACTGCGAACAGTACTCGAGACGGTCGCACTCACTGTCCTCATCTTCGGTATTTCGCTCGTTGCGGGCGTCGTCTTCATCGCGCCGCTGATCGCGCTCGGGTATACCATCGAGAGTACACCGATCCTCGTCGGAGCCACCGCCGCCGGGCAACTCTCGATGTTCGCTGTCGCGTACATCTACTACCGCTCCCGGGATATCTCCCTGTCTGCAGCCCTTCCATCGCTCCGCGAATTGGGCTACGTCGCCGGCGGGGTAGTCACCGCCATCGGTACAGCGGTCGTGGTCTCGATCGTCCTCACCGCCCTCGATCTCGTCCCCTCTTCGGTCATTGGAGAGACTGCGACGACGAACCCGACGTTCCTCCTTGGGCTCGCTGCCCTCTCGATCGTTGTCGTTGCGCCGGTCGAAGAATTTGTGTTCCGAGGTGTTATTCAGGGTCGGCTTCGTGACCGGTTCGGTCCAGTCCCCGGCATCGCTGGAGCCAGTCTCCTCTTCGGCTCGTTGCACTTGGCGAATTACTCTGGGAACCCTGTCGCAATCGTGGCTGGGGCGCTCATGATCGCCATTGTTGGGAGCGTCTTCGGAATACTGTATGACTGGACGGGGAATCTGATGGTGCCGATTCTGGTCCACGCGATCTAA
- a CDS encoding SDR family oxidoreductase codes for MTASPDSQQVVVLTGGTSGIGRIAATALAGQGATVAVVGRNQARGDTLVGNAAPLDGDIRFHQADLATQATVRSLAAELLDTYDRIDALVHNAGLSSRHRTETEEGIELTFAVNHLAPYLLTRQLLDRLRASAPSRVVVTASDIHRRATFDFDDLQFSNEYDSLQAYARSKLATIAFTRELADRLEETEITANCFHPGFIPSTNLFRDAAIWTRAMIRAAAIVPGVGTTQQEGAQRLCDLVTAPEFSERTGTYVTGEGITAPSSDAIDPENRERLWNLSADLVDVDPHWP; via the coding sequence GTGACTGCTAGCCCGGACTCCCAGCAGGTCGTGGTACTGACGGGCGGAACGAGTGGCATCGGTCGTATCGCCGCGACAGCCCTTGCTGGTCAGGGGGCGACTGTTGCGGTTGTTGGGCGAAACCAAGCGCGCGGTGACACACTTGTCGGCAACGCGGCTCCGCTTGACGGCGATATCCGGTTTCACCAGGCGGACCTAGCAACGCAAGCCACCGTTCGTTCCCTCGCCGCGGAGCTCCTCGATACGTATGACCGGATCGATGCGCTCGTTCACAACGCAGGGCTCTCTTCACGCCATCGCACAGAAACGGAGGAGGGAATCGAACTCACGTTCGCTGTTAACCACCTTGCTCCATACCTTCTGACGCGGCAACTACTGGATCGACTTCGAGCCTCAGCCCCGAGCAGAGTCGTCGTCACCGCCTCGGACATTCACCGTCGCGCGACATTCGATTTCGACGACCTTCAATTCAGTAACGAGTATGACTCGCTTCAAGCATATGCTCGATCGAAACTCGCTACCATCGCGTTCACGCGCGAACTTGCTGATCGACTCGAAGAGACCGAGATCACGGCGAACTGCTTTCACCCGGGCTTCATCCCCTCGACAAACCTGTTCCGTGACGCCGCTATCTGGACACGAGCGATGATTCGGGCGGCGGCCATCGTTCCCGGTGTCGGAACCACGCAACAGGAAGGCGCACAGCGACTCTGTGACCTCGTCACGGCTCCGGAGTTCAGTGAGCGAACCGGAACGTACGTCACCGGCGAAGGAATCACAGCTCCGTCGAGCGATGCAATCGATCCAGAAAATCGAGAGCGACTTTGGAATCTCAGCGCCGACTTGGTCGACGTTGATCCCCACTGGCCGTAG
- a CDS encoding inorganic phosphate transporter — MAGLVFWSLVVLATLTSLATAWALGANSNSPPFAPAIGANAISTMRAAFIIGILAALGALTQGGAISETVGAGLINGAQITSLAATAGLLTATGFMVFGVYTGYPVPAAFATTGAMVGVGLSLGGDPAFDTYRRIALFWVLVPPVSGGLAYLTATLLRRDDIPETVGVPLLAAVVAGIVANVQLGVIPSPPEAAQSSIAGFIARQIETPTVAGVDPLAVLVTLAAAAAGFQLIRRRTQASTEDGIRTFLIILGSVVAFSSGGSQVGLATGPLENLYRTELGLPGIVLLTLGATGIIAGAWMGAPKLLQATSREYAQLGVRRSIAALVPGFIIAQVAIALGIPISFNNIIISGVIGGGLAGGSAGVSRRKIGVTLAFWIITLAASTAIGFGLYQGFAAVLGG; from the coding sequence GTGGCGGGACTCGTCTTCTGGTCGCTGGTTGTACTGGCAACGCTCACCAGCCTCGCCACGGCGTGGGCGCTTGGTGCCAACAGTAACTCGCCGCCGTTCGCTCCGGCGATCGGCGCCAACGCCATCTCGACCATGCGGGCAGCCTTCATCATCGGGATCCTCGCTGCGCTCGGCGCACTCACTCAGGGTGGAGCGATCTCCGAGACGGTCGGCGCCGGTCTCATCAACGGCGCCCAGATCACCTCGCTCGCTGCAACGGCGGGCTTGCTGACTGCGACCGGATTCATGGTGTTCGGCGTCTACACCGGGTATCCGGTTCCGGCAGCGTTCGCGACTACCGGAGCGATGGTCGGCGTGGGGCTCTCGCTGGGCGGCGACCCCGCTTTCGACACCTACCGGCGAATCGCGCTCTTCTGGGTGCTCGTCCCTCCCGTCTCCGGGGGACTTGCCTATCTCACCGCGACGCTTCTCCGACGTGATGACATTCCGGAGACCGTTGGTGTCCCGTTGCTCGCAGCTGTTGTCGCCGGCATCGTCGCCAATGTCCAACTAGGAGTTATCCCCTCGCCGCCGGAGGCGGCCCAAAGTTCCATCGCCGGGTTCATCGCCCGACAAATCGAGACGCCAACTGTCGCCGGCGTCGACCCGCTCGCGGTGCTTGTGACGCTAGCAGCCGCCGCAGCGGGATTCCAGCTCATCCGACGCCGGACACAAGCCTCGACCGAGGACGGCATCCGGACGTTCCTCATTATCCTCGGCAGCGTCGTCGCCTTCTCCAGCGGCGGCAGTCAGGTCGGCCTGGCGACCGGCCCGCTCGAGAACCTCTACAGGACCGAACTCGGCCTCCCCGGCATCGTTCTGTTGACGCTGGGCGCAACTGGCATCATCGCGGGCGCGTGGATGGGCGCGCCAAAGCTGCTCCAGGCGACTTCTCGGGAGTACGCACAGCTGGGGGTGCGGCGCTCTATCGCCGCGTTAGTTCCCGGATTCATCATTGCACAGGTTGCCATCGCGCTGGGGATCCCGATATCGTTCAACAACATCATCATCTCCGGTGTCATCGGAGGTGGGCTCGCCGGGGGTTCCGCCGGCGTCTCGCGCCGAAAAATCGGCGTGACCCTCGCGTTCTGGATCATCACGCTCGCTGCCTCTACTGCGATCGGGTTCGGACTCTACCAGGGTTTCGCTGCGGTACTCGGCGGGTGA